Proteins found in one Drosophila busckii strain San Diego stock center, stock number 13000-0081.31 chromosome 2R, ASM1175060v1, whole genome shotgun sequence genomic segment:
- the LOC108602033 gene encoding uncharacterized protein LOC108602033 isoform X2 — protein sequence MWQMLNIVLLTLVYSRLISVSGAGSKQPNHAVTDIWAQDLTDTFKIEGSDQGIQKVNLKCGANSMNVMLETEKPFTGVMYTRGSFYKQTAPCFMKPTASQGSRKLEMNFSLDQCQTIKDGELYTNIVVIQNDPELITPGDSAFSLECDFRHPRSLDVETTMQTRDRSPQKLHGTRGETDARYQ from the exons ATGTGGCAAATGCTGAATATAGTTTTGTTAACACTAGTCTACTCCAGACTTATCAGCGTCAGTGGAGCTGGCAGCAAGCAGCCGAATCATG CTGTTACAGATATCTGGGCGCAGGACTTAACCGACACTTTTAAAATAGAAGGTAGCGATCAAGGCATTCAAAAAGTGAACCTGAAATGTGGAGCCAATTCAATGAACGTGATGCTGGAAACTGAGAAACCATTCACAGGCGTAATGTATACGCGAGGAagtttttataagcaaacagcaCCTTGCTTTATGAAGCCAACTGCAAGTCAGGGGTCGCGTAAGCTGGAGATGAACTTTTCATTGGATCAATGTCAAACAATTAAAGATGGTGAACTTTATACAAACATAGTGGTCATACAAAACGATCCAGAGCTTATCACACCTGGGGATTCCGCTTTTTCGTTAGAGTGTGATTTTCGCCACCCCCGCAGCCTTGATGTAGAGACTACTATGCAGACCAGGGACAG AAGTCCACAAAAATTGCATGGAACACGAGGTGAAACTGACGCCCGCTACCAATAA
- the LOC108602033 gene encoding uncharacterized protein LOC108602033 isoform X3, with translation MWQMLNIVLLTLVYSRLISVSGAGSKQPNHAVTDIWAQDLTDTFKIEGSDQGIQKVNLKCGANSMNVMLETEKPFTGVMYTRGSFYKQTAPCFMKPTASQGSRKLEMNFSLDQCQTIKDGELYTNIVVIQNDPELITPGDSAFSLECDFRHPRSLDVETTMQTRDRKNALNKTSPA, from the exons ATGTGGCAAATGCTGAATATAGTTTTGTTAACACTAGTCTACTCCAGACTTATCAGCGTCAGTGGAGCTGGCAGCAAGCAGCCGAATCATG CTGTTACAGATATCTGGGCGCAGGACTTAACCGACACTTTTAAAATAGAAGGTAGCGATCAAGGCATTCAAAAAGTGAACCTGAAATGTGGAGCCAATTCAATGAACGTGATGCTGGAAACTGAGAAACCATTCACAGGCGTAATGTATACGCGAGGAagtttttataagcaaacagcaCCTTGCTTTATGAAGCCAACTGCAAGTCAGGGGTCGCGTAAGCTGGAGATGAACTTTTCATTGGATCAATGTCAAACAATTAAAGATGGTGAACTTTATACAAACATAGTGGTCATACAAAACGATCCAGAGCTTATCACACCTGGGGATTCCGCTTTTTCGTTAGAGTGTGATTTTCGCCACCCCCGCAGCCTTGATGTAGAGACTACTATGCAGACCAGGGACAG GAAAAATGCATTGAACAAAACATCGCCGGCATAA
- the LOC108602033 gene encoding uncharacterized protein LOC108602033 isoform X1 yields the protein MWQMLNIVLLTLVYSRLISVSGAGSKQPNHAVTDIWAQDLTDTFKIEGSDQGIQKVNLKCGANSMNVMLETEKPFTGVMYTRGSFYKQTAPCFMKPTASQGSRKLEMNFSLDQCQTIKDGELYTNIVVIQNDPELITPGDSAFSLECDFRHPRSLDVETTMQTRDRIATRSKITLNSPDPAALANNLLHYSVFSNSDTVEYIPKLKELNKTNHMGTVEKLTLPIIHARDEL from the exons ATGTGGCAAATGCTGAATATAGTTTTGTTAACACTAGTCTACTCCAGACTTATCAGCGTCAGTGGAGCTGGCAGCAAGCAGCCGAATCATG CTGTTACAGATATCTGGGCGCAGGACTTAACCGACACTTTTAAAATAGAAGGTAGCGATCAAGGCATTCAAAAAGTGAACCTGAAATGTGGAGCCAATTCAATGAACGTGATGCTGGAAACTGAGAAACCATTCACAGGCGTAATGTATACGCGAGGAagtttttataagcaaacagcaCCTTGCTTTATGAAGCCAACTGCAAGTCAGGGGTCGCGTAAGCTGGAGATGAACTTTTCATTGGATCAATGTCAAACAATTAAAGATGGTGAACTTTATACAAACATAGTGGTCATACAAAACGATCCAGAGCTTATCACACCTGGGGATTCCGCTTTTTCGTTAGAGTGTGATTTTCGCCACCCCCGCAGCCTTGATGTAGAGACTACTATGCAGACCAGGGACAG AATTGCAACAAGATCCAAAATTACACTCAATAGTCCCGATCCTGCTGCTCTAGCTAATAATCTACTACACTATTCGGTGTTTAGCAACAGTGATACAGTTGAATACATACCAAAGcttaaagaattaaataaaaccaaTCACATGGGCACCGTAGAGAAGTTGACACTGCCGATTATACACGCAAGAGATGAACtttaa